A section of the Gammaproteobacteria bacterium genome encodes:
- a CDS encoding AI-2E family transporter yields MNKTLGAWWQRKFGNPEALVLISLLVGISVVIYWFGRILAPILVAVVLAYLLDWVVEALEGKGMPRHMAVMVVFVSFLAFLIWLVLVLLPLVWSQVEALSTEWPQWVQRGQLWIKNLPKDYPGIFTPELVADLSRQMGGQLGELGRLIVSISLSSILNLAAIAVYMILVPLMVFFFLKDKHQILDWISKHLPRNRALAVRVWQEVDMQIGNYVRGKISEILIVGSTSYFAFALLGLNYALLLGVLVGLSVLIPYIGAAVVTVPVLVVGYLQWGGSSQFIILTVVYLVIQALDGNVLVPILFSEAVSLHPVAIIAAVLLFGGLWGFWGVFFAIPLATLVKAIINALEDGQVMEDEPLPDAAKQ; encoded by the coding sequence ATGAATAAAACGCTCGGTGCATGGTGGCAAAGAAAGTTTGGCAACCCTGAAGCATTGGTTCTGATTTCTTTACTCGTTGGTATCTCTGTTGTCATCTATTGGTTTGGTCGCATTCTCGCCCCGATTCTGGTGGCCGTGGTGTTGGCTTACTTGCTCGATTGGGTGGTGGAAGCACTCGAGGGCAAGGGAATGCCAAGACACATGGCGGTGATGGTTGTGTTTGTGTCGTTTTTGGCATTTCTCATCTGGCTGGTCTTGGTGCTTCTGCCGCTCGTTTGGTCGCAGGTTGAGGCGCTTTCCACAGAGTGGCCGCAATGGGTGCAGCGGGGACAATTGTGGATTAAGAATCTCCCTAAAGATTATCCCGGAATCTTTACGCCTGAACTTGTGGCGGACTTAAGCCGCCAAATGGGTGGACAGTTAGGTGAACTGGGGCGATTGATTGTCTCTATCTCGCTCAGCTCCATTTTGAATTTGGCGGCAATCGCGGTGTATATGATCTTAGTCCCGCTGATGGTGTTCTTCTTTTTAAAGGATAAACATCAGATTCTAGACTGGATTTCCAAACATTTGCCGAGAAACCGAGCACTTGCGGTTCGCGTCTGGCAAGAGGTTGATATGCAAATCGGTAACTATGTCCGCGGCAAGATCAGTGAAATCTTAATCGTGGGCAGTACTTCGTACTTCGCCTTTGCACTGCTTGGATTAAATTATGCGTTGCTGCTTGGTGTCCTTGTCGGCTTGTCCGTTTTGATTCCCTACATTGGGGCGGCTGTTGTGACCGTGCCAGTGCTTGTGGTGGGTTATTTGCAATGGGGCGGGAGCAGTCAGTTTATTATTCTGACAGTGGTGTATCTCGTCATTCAGGCGCTGGATGGGAATGTGTTGGTACCTATTCTTTTTTCCGAGGCGGTTAGCCTTCACCCAGTTGCCATCATTGCTGCGGTCCTGTTATTTGGTGGCCTTTGGGGATTCTGGGGCGTCTTTTTCGCCATTCCACTCGCAACCTTGGTGAAAGCCATCATCAATGCCTTGGAAGACGGGCAGGTGATGGAAGACGAACCGCTACCAGATGCCGCCAAACAATAA
- a CDS encoding PLP-dependent cysteine synthase family protein, whose translation MHLCDDILALIGNTPLVRVNNLDTGPCTLWLKLESQNPGGSIKDRIALKMIEAAEESGQLRPGDTIIEATAGNTGLGLALVAALKGYKLKIVMPDKMSREKVYSLQGLGAEVLMTRSDVCKGHPEYYQDVAARLAKETGGYYINQFCNPNNVAAHYEGTAPEIWEQLRGQVDAFVCGVGSGGTLSGVGRFLKERKPNAEIVLADPEGSVLAPFIQTGTMPEAGSWVVEGIGEDFVPDICDLSLVDKAYTITDAESLNTARRLVAAEGIMGGSSTGTLVAAALRYCREQTQAKNVVTLVCDTGNRYLSKMYNDDWMKEKGFL comes from the coding sequence ATGCATTTGTGCGACGATATTTTAGCGTTAATTGGCAATACGCCGTTGGTTCGTGTAAACAATCTGGACACTGGACCCTGCACCTTGTGGTTGAAGCTGGAGTCGCAAAATCCCGGTGGCTCGATCAAAGACCGAATCGCGCTGAAGATGATCGAAGCGGCTGAGGAGTCTGGTCAATTGCGGCCGGGGGATACAATTATCGAAGCGACAGCCGGTAACACAGGACTGGGCTTGGCGCTGGTCGCGGCGTTAAAAGGTTATAAGCTCAAAATCGTGATGCCCGATAAAATGAGTCGGGAAAAAGTTTACAGTTTGCAAGGGCTCGGCGCTGAAGTCCTGATGACGCGAAGCGATGTTTGCAAGGGACACCCTGAATATTATCAAGATGTGGCTGCTCGTTTAGCCAAGGAAACCGGGGGTTATTACATCAACCAATTCTGTAATCCGAATAATGTGGCCGCACACTATGAAGGGACTGCGCCTGAAATTTGGGAACAATTGCGAGGGCAGGTGGACGCTTTTGTCTGTGGTGTTGGTTCCGGGGGCACGCTTAGTGGTGTCGGTCGGTTTCTTAAGGAAAGGAAACCGAATGCGGAGATCGTGCTTGCTGATCCCGAAGGTTCGGTACTTGCGCCTTTTATCCAAACAGGCACGATGCCAGAAGCGGGTAGTTGGGTTGTGGAAGGCATTGGTGAAGACTTTGTCCCGGACATATGCGATCTCAGCCTTGTCGACAAAGCCTATACGATCACTGATGCGGAAAGTTTAAATACGGCGCGTCGGCTTGTGGCGGCAGAAGGTATTATGGGTGGGTCTTCAACTGGCACATTAGTGGCCGCCGCACTCCGCTATTGTCGCGAACAAACGCAAGCCAAGAATGTCGTGACCTTGGTATGCGATACGGGGAATCGATATCTGTCGAAAATGTACAATGACGACTGGATGAAAGAAAAAGGTTTCTTGTAA